In Pangasianodon hypophthalmus isolate fPanHyp1 chromosome 13, fPanHyp1.pri, whole genome shotgun sequence, the genomic window CCGCACAGGCAATCTACCTCTTCCTGAAGGAGTTTCATGGAAGAGGCAGACAAAATGATGCTCCCGTGTCCGGGACTGGTGGATCTACAACAGCCTCGGGATCAAGGGACATGGGGCTAGGTGAACCGAGACACGGTGGCTGGAGCGAGCAGCAACTAAGGAATCTGCTTCGTGAGGCTGCCCATGTTGCTGGCTTCTCATCTCCTTCAGACTCCTCAGGGCAGAGTGGGGTAGCTCCAGAACCCAGGGGACACTCCTCTGGGGCAGGCCCAGCTAGCCAGGAGCCGCAGCAGGGAGACAGGAAGGACGAGGATGTCCGAATCGTAAGTGTTACCTCACTGGCACAGAATACCCACCATGATGCCGTTCAAACAGTACGCTCAGGGATTGGCTCAGGAGCAATGGCTGGAACGTTTTCAAGGAGAAGGTACACACCCTCACCAGCAAACCCAGTCCTTGTGGCTCGGAAAAGGCTCCTGGACAAGGCTTTGTTCCACAGAGCAAGGGTATGTATTCCACTCTGTTTTTTACATGGGCTCATTGAATATTggtgaaacaaaaacatgatcaTGAATCAGtttctacactcaccatccactttaataggaacacctgtacccctgcccatttatgcagttatccactcagccagtcatgtggcagcagaacaatgcataaaatcatgcagatacagcttaagagcttcagttaatgttcacatcaaaagtCAGAATGAaggaaatgtgatctctgtgactttaagtGTGGTGTGCataccatggtgagcagaaaagcatctcagcatgcacaaaataagaataataataaaagaatctgaggctatcatgtgCACAGACTcaatgaaactggacagttgaagactggaaaaagaccaactgattttttttctaatcttcagctgtccagtttgggtgagcctgtgcccatgatcgcctcagattcttgttctttgccgacaggagtgaaacccaatgtggtcttctgctgttgtagcccatccaccacaaggttcaatgttttgtgcatgttgagatgcttttctgctcaccaaggttgtaaagagtgattatatgagttactgtatccttcctggtggctcgaaccaatctggccattttcctctgacctcgtTTCCAcctgttttttgctttttgcaccattctgtgtaaactctagagactgttgtttgactgaaaatcccaggagatcatcagtatctgaaatactcaaaccagcccatctgttaCAGAGATTTCACagagattacatttttatcccaatctgatgtttgatttgaacattattttaagctcttgacctgtacctgcaagATATCATGcaatgtgctgctgccacatgattggctgattgaataactgcataaatgaacagGTGTTTGTATTAAAGTGGACAATAAGTGTATATTTAGGGAGAATGCAAAACCTAAGAATAGTATGAGTGGAAATAATAGGAAAAAATTATAGTAATGAAGTAGGTTAATAAAAGAATGATACAAAAGCTTGCATATGCTAAGCCAATAGTGGCCATTGcagatggttaaaaaaatatgtagaatgATGGCAGAAGTGATGTCGTCTTGGTCTGTCTCTAATTCCAAAGCAAAAGCCGATGTACAACGCAATTGCAccattatagttttttttttgagtgaggGAAAACATGCTTGTTGCTTCTAATTTGCTGTTACTTGGTAAATACCACTGGTAAGTCTAATATAACAAAATTTTATGATTTAATCACTTAttatagcaaaaataatttcaaagaGACACATCACTAGATAATTTTAACCCAGATGATGTCCATCTAATGCAGATATTAGCAAAAGGAAATTAGCAAAAGAGAATCAGCACACAGACCCTGGGCCTCAAGCAATGATTCCAGATACAGAAAACTAAATTAATATTTCCTTAAGTATATATAATAGTGCATGAAAATGATGACGAGTTAGAAGGTAGGTGGGGCTGGAGTGGGGTGACATATGTGGTCATAGAAAATGTTGACATTTCGGATCAGACTAATAATGGATTTTGCTATGTTACTGGCATTAAATGCACAAATCACAGCAGGAGCGGTGCAAGTATTAAATAATGTAACTCATGACAAACCTAGTAATTTTCTTATAGGTACGGGACAGTGGCCCTCAATCTGCCCAACAGACTGTGTCATTAGTGAGAAGAGATCAGTCATGTTTCCCATACTCAGAAGGAAGGAAGGTCATGTTACCTCAAACATCCTCCTTCAACCCCACATCTACCCGACCTGTGGTGAGTAAAGACTTCTTGTATCATCATATTAGCATTGCCCCATATTCATATTGGCATGAATGCATTTCATACTTGTAAAACAAATGTATATTTCCCAGAGGGGACTACACCCAGGGACCAGTCTTTTTCGACAAGGATTTCAGCAACGGGCAAATATGCCCACCCGCTCGACAGAACAGTCACCCCGTGTTGGCATTCGGATTCCTGTGCCAGGCCAGTCAAGTACTGGGCCACAGAATGTCAGTTCGTCCGTAAGGGCCCAGGCTCCAACCAGTCAGCAGCAGTCCCCTCCAAGCCAGCAGAGCAATGTGGACACTGGAACACTAAGTGCATTGCAGGAACAGGTCAAGTCTCTGGCTTCTGAAGTGCGCAGTCTTGGATTAGCTCTCAGGATGATGGTAGAGCAGCAGGGCCGCCTGGAGAGGGAGCAGAGCCAGCAGACACAGGTCCAAAAGCAAATCCTCAGCACCTTGCAGAAACTAGCATCTAAACAGGGATCCTGTGCCTTTCAGCACAGTACAACTCCCACAATGCCCTCTTGCCCATTGTCCTCagcctcctacagtcagagcaCCTTCACTCCCAGCCAAGGCAACAGTTTGTGCAGCCAAGCCCAATCCAGGTACAACGAAATCGATGGATCCACTCTTGATAACATTGAGACATTTTCTCTAGATGGTCTCAGCTCTGCTGCTATAAATGGCTTTCAATCTTCTGACTCTCTTTCATTCAACCGGACACACTCACCACCAtttacacagtcacacacacagacattcacatCTGAGATAGTCAGCTACACGCAGCCTCACACAGACACTTATGAAGGGATGGACAGCAAGTCAGCGGAAATGGCCTCACCGAGCACAGACAGATCCTTTCAAGCCTGCAGGTCTTCAAGTCAGTCTTCTACTGAACCTATTTCTGTGCACGATGCCCACCTGACTATTGTCAaaatagaaaatgtttaaaagactGCAGAAATTTACGtatactgctgtgtttgttgtatttCTGATCTTCCTTGCTGAATTTTGACAAATTTTAGAGTGAATCGTTTGATGGTACTGTAGCTTCAGCAATAGTAGACAAGTAGTGAAGATTTTTACACAACTTTTAATAATGGGCCAAACACCACACAGTACATTCACA contains:
- the LOC113527936 gene encoding uncharacterized protein LOC113527936, which gives rise to MGRLDDAAKRKVVELREAGLSFRKIKAVLELENIKVSAQAIYLFLKEFHGRGRQNDAPVSGTGGSTTASGSRDMGLGEPRHGGWSEQQLRNLLREAAHVAGFSSPSDSSGQSGVAPEPRGHSSGAGPASQEPQQGDRKDEDVRIVSVTSLAQNTHHDAVQTVRSGIGSGAMAGTFSRRRYTPSPANPVLVARKRLLDKALFHRARVRDSGPQSAQQTVSLVRRDQSCFPYSEGRKVMLPQTSSFNPTSTRPVRGLHPGTSLFRQGFQQRANMPTRSTEQSPRVGIRIPVPGQSSTGPQNVSSSVRAQAPTSQQQSPPSQQSNVDTGTLSALQEQVKSLASEVRSLGLALRMMVEQQGRLEREQSQQTQVQKQILSTLQKLASKQGSCAFQHSTTPTMPSCPLSSASYSQSTFTPSQGNSLCSQAQSRYNEIDGSTLDNIETFSLDGLSSAAINGFQSSDSLSFNRTHSPPFTQSHTQTFTSEIVSYTQPHTDTYEGMDSKSAEMASPSTDRSFQACRSSSQSSTEPISVHDAHLTIVKIENV